One genomic window of Dunckerocampus dactyliophorus isolate RoL2022-P2 chromosome 7, RoL_Ddac_1.1, whole genome shotgun sequence includes the following:
- the sh3bp5b gene encoding SH3 domain-binding protein 5b, which translates to MEHHRHDVDYEDEEVDPRIQGELERLNQSSDDINRCETTLEDARQKFRSVLLEATVKLDELLNKIGKPVDESKPYWEARRLARQAQLEAQKATQDFQRATEVLRAAKETISLAEERLLEEDRRHFDSAWQEMLNHATQRVMEAENAKTQSEVAHKETAANYTAAISRMKQLEKKLKRTINKSKPYFEMKAKFYLQLENLKMTVDERQAKLAQAKAEYKAALRNLEIISDEIHERRRNSAMGPRGQGVGAEGDGSVCGEDASSFKMESDGISMLSVCFDDEACGAGSIMSEEDSDTRSTCSLASTPSSPQELLSPCPFTPPSPTPSSSSSHSSAPPSRPCSLDLPNSVSLSDFGLISPVLGPRSECSGASSPECDLERGERAEGAEVTLDNRPIINKNVMSSTKKSFNLEARFSFLNLRRQRSDAKNTDNFSQKAVVLVKGL; encoded by the exons ATGGAGCATCATCGCCATGACGTTGACTACGAGGACGAGGAGGTGGACCCCAGGATCCAG GGCGAGCTTGAGCGACTCAACCAGTCTTCGGACGACATCAACAGATGCGAGACAACGCTGGAG GACGCCAGGCAGAAGTTCCGCTCGGTCCTGCTGGAGGCCACAGTCAAGCTGGACGAGCTGCTCAACAAGATCGGGAAGCCCGTGGACGAGTCCAAGCCGTATTGGGAAGCTCGGCGTCTGGCCCGGCAG GCCCAGCTGGAGGCCCAGAAGGCCACCCAGGACTTCCAGAGAGCCACCGAGGTCCTGCGGGCCGCCAAGGAGACCATCTCGCTGGCCGAGGAGCGGCTCCTGGAGGAAGACAGGCGTCACTTTGACTCCGCCTGGCAGGAGATGCTCAACCACGCCACCCAGAGG GTGATGGAGGCGGAGAATGCAAAGACCCAAAGCGAAGTGGCGCACAAGGAAACGGCGGCCAATTACACGGCGGCCATCAGTCGCATGAAGCAGCTGGAGAAGAAACTCAAACGCACCATCAACAAGTCCAA GCCCTACTTTGAGATGAAGGCCAAGTTCTATCTGCAGCTGGAG AACCTGAAGATGACGGTGGATGAGCGGCAGGCAAAGCTGGCCCAGGCCAAGGCAGAGTACAAGGCAGCCCTCAGGAACTTGGAGATAATCTCTGACGAGATCCACGAGCGCCGCCGGAACTCCGCCATGGGTCCGCGGGGCCAGGGTGTGGGCGCTGAGGGGGACGGTAGCGTCTGTGGGGAGGACGCGTCCAGCTTCAAGATGGAGTCTGATGGAATTTCCA TGTTGTCTGTGTGCTTTGACGACGAGGCATGCGGTGCAGGCAGCATCATGTCAGAGGAAGATTCCGACACGCGTTCCACTTGCAGTTTGGCTTCCACTCCCAGCAGCCCTCAGGAGCTCCTGTCACCATGTCCCTTCACCCCTCCGTCACcaactccctcctcctcctcctcgcacTCATCAGCGCCTCCCTCCAGGCCCTGCAGCCTGGACCTCCCCAACTCAGTCTCCCTGTCGGACTTCGGCCTCATCTCGCCGGTGCTCGGCCCTCGCAGCGAGTGCAGCGGAGCGTCATCACCCGAGTGCGACCTGGAGAGAG GTGAGCGAGCAGAAGGTGCGGAGGTGACTTTGGACAACAGGCCCATCATCAACAAGAACGTGATGTCCAGCACCAAGAAGAGTTTCAATCTGGAGGCTCGCTTCAGCTTCCTCAACCTGCGGCGCCAACGCAGTGATGCCAAAAACACGGATAACTTTTCCCAGAAGGCCGTGGTGTTGGTCAAAGGACTGTGA